TCGGGGCTGATGGGGTCCATTCCCACGCTCGAAGGCCACATCGAACGGCTGGTGCAGATCGACGGCAGCATGCCGCGCCTGAACGCCATTCCGCCGGGCTGTGCATTCAATCCGCGCTGCGGCCAGCGCCTGCCGCGCTGCGCGCACGACCGCCCCGAGCTGATGCCCGCGGGCACGTCGCGCGCAGCCTGTTGGCTGCATGACAAAGGCAATACGTTGGAGGTGGCCGCATGAGCACGCCCTTGGTTCAAGTAAAGGACGCGGCCCGCTGGTTCGACGTATCGCCGCCCTGGCTGGAGCGCGCTTTGGCGCGCAAGCCCAAAGTGATGCTGCGCGCGGTGGACGGCGTGTCGTTCGACATCGCCCGCGGCGAAACGCTGGCGCTGGTGGGCGAATCCGGCTGTGGCAAGTCCACGGTGGCGCGCATGCTGGTCGGGCTGTATGGCCTGACGCGCGGCGACATCCACTTCGATGGCCAGCCGCTGTCGCGCATGTCAGAACCCGGCGGGCGCGCCCTGCGCAAGCGCCTGCAGATGATCTTCCAGGATCCCTATGCCAGCCTGAATCCGCGCTGGCGCGTGGGCCGCATCATCGCCGAGCCGATGCTGACGCACACACAGATGTCGCCCGCGGACCGCGTGGCGCGCGTGGGCGAACTGCTGCGGCAGGTGGGGCTGGATCCCGCTGACCAGAGCCGCTATCCGCACCAGTTCTCGGGCGGGCAGCGCCAGCGCATCTCGATCGCGCGCGCGCTGGCGGTCAATCCGGAGTTCCTGGTGTGCGATGAGCCCACCTCGGCGCTGGACGTGTCCGTGCAGGCGCAGGTGCTGAACCTGATGAAGGACCTGCAGCGCAAGCTGGGGCTGACGTACCTGTTCATCTCGCACAACCTGGCCGTCGTGCACCACGTGGCGGATCGCGTGGGGGTGATGTACCTGGGCCGCATGGTGGAAGTGGCGCCGCGCGACGAACTCTTCGCACGACCACGGCATCCCTACACGCGGATGCTGCTCGAGGCGATTCCGGACATCAACGGCGCGGGCAAGCCGCGTACCGCGGTGGCGGGCGAGGTGCCCAATCCTCTGAATCCGCCGTCCGGCTGCACTTTCCATCCGCGCTGCCCGCACGCCAACGACCGGTGCAAGGCCGAGGCGCCGGTCGCGAAGCTGGCGGGGGTGTCGATCGTGGCCTGCCACGCCGTCGAGGAAGGCCGGATCACCGTGTGATCCTGCATACGCCGTGGTCCGGGCGCCTGCCCGGGCCGCGGCGCGCCGCTCAGTGGCGGTGGTTGTGGTTGTGGACGTCGTCGTACGGCGTGTCGTCGTCTTCGTCGTCCGCGTCGTCTTCCTCTTCTTCCTCTTGCGCATCGGGATCCGGTTGCGGTTCCTCGGTCAGCGCAAAGGGCAGCACGTCTTCCAGGTTGTCGGACCAGGCGGATTCTTCGCCATCGTGGTCCAGCTTGATGAAGCGCTCGCCGTCGTTCAGCGAAATCTGGATCGCCCACAGGTACAGACAGTCGTAGGTGTCGTCATCGGACTGCGGCAGGCCGCCGCGGTTGCCGAGCAGGCGCGCGCCCGGCCCGCCCATCTGCACGTGCGTCTGTTCCTCGTCCGTCTCGGCCTTCTCGTCCATTGGGACGCCGTAGGTCACCCATTCGGTGCCTTCGTCGCCCAGCACCACTTCCGCCAGCACGGGTTTGCCCAGATAGGCGCTGAGTGCATCCGCGGTCTTGGCCAGCATGTCCAGTTCGGGAGGGCTGAAATGGGTCAAGGAAGCGGGCGGAGTGGCAGAGGCGGACATGAAGGTTCCTGGGCGCGATGAAGCCGCGACGGCACGGCAGATACGTCAGGCGCTATTGTCGCGCGAACGGCGTTGCGGTGCATCGGGCGCTTGGATTACGAAGAAACGCGGGCGGTATCCGGATGGCTAGCTGGGGCGCCAACATATAAGTGACGTATACAGCGAGCCGGACGGAGCCTACACTGGCCTGCTTTTGTATTCCTGCCTTGCCGTTTCAATGATGCGCTCCGACGCCCCGCAGCTTCCCCTCCGCTTTCTCCTGTTCCCGCTTCTGGCGGCCCTGATCTGGTCGGTCAACATGATCGTGACCAAGATGGCCGCTGGCGTCATCGCGCCGGCCGCCATCGGCTTTTACCGCTGGGCGCTGGCGGGCATCGTGCTGACCCCGTTTGCGTTGCCGGGCGTGTGGGCGCAACGCCGCCAGGTGCTGGCGCATCTGCCGAAGTTCGCCGTGCTGGGCGGGCTGGGCATGGCGCTGTACCAGGGCTTGGCGTACGTGGCGGCCGCGTCCACCACCGCCACCAATATGGGCTTCATCACCGCGATGATCCCGCTCATGACCATCGCCGTCATGGCGGTAATCATGCGCGAGCGTCCCTCGGCCATGGCGGTGCTGGGCAGCCTGGTGTCGCTGGCCGGCCTGGCGCTGCTGATCGGCGAGGGCGATCCGGCCCGGCTGCTGTCCGTGGGCGCCAACCACGGCGACGTGCTGATGGGGCTGGGCGCGCTGGCCTATGCGCTGTATGGCGTGTTGCTGCGGCGCTGGGCGCTGCCCGTGGGGCCATGGCAGTCGCTGTACGTGCAGGTCGCGTTCGGCATCCTGTTCCAGCTTCCCGCCTTCCTGCTGGCCGCGCCGTCGCCGCTCAATGCCGCCAACGTGCCGCTGGTGCTCTACGCCGCCGTGTTTCCATCCTTGTTCGCGCCGTATCTGTGGATGCAGGGCGTGCGCCACCTGGGCCCCAACCGCGCCAGCATCTTTTTGAACGTCATGCCGGTGTTCACCGTGGCCATCGCCGCGCTGTTCCTCGATGAAAAGCCCCATCTGTTTCACATTGCCGGCGGAGCGCTGGCGCTGGCCGGGGTGATGCTGGCCCAGATGCGCACGCCGGGTCTGCCGGGCCGCCCCGCGAAGACCCATTGACGGCGGGCCGAGGCCCAAATCAAGGCGAGATGGGGCCGGATCACCGCTTCCGCACGCCGGTCAGGGTTCCGGCCTACAATCAACGGTTTCTCAGCTATATCTCACCTACGAGCCCATGGCCCAATACGTCTACACCATGAACCGCGTCGGCAAGATCGTGCCGCCCAAGCGGCAGATCCTGCGCGACATCTCCCTTTCGTTTTTTCCTGGCGCCAAGATCGGCGTGCTGGGCCTGAACGGCTCGGGCAAGTCGACGCTGCTGAAGATCATGGCGGGCGTCGACCGCGAGATCGAAGGCGAAGCCATTCCCATGCCGGGCCTGAACATCGGCTACCTGCCGCAGGAACCGCAGCTCAACCCCGAGCACACGGTTCGCCAGGCAGTCGAGGAAGGCCTGGGCGCCGTCGTCACGGCCAAGAAGCGCCTGGACGAGGTCTACGCCGCGTACGCGGAACCCGACGCTGACTTCGACGCGCTGGCCGCTGAACAGGCCGATCTCGAAGCCATCATCGCCGCCGCCGCCTCCAGCGGCGCGGACGACATCGAACACCAGATGGAAATCGCCGCCGACGCGCTGCGCCTGCCGCCCTGGGATGCCACCGTCGGCAACCTGTCCGGTGGTGAAAAGCGCCGCGTGGCCCTGTGCCGCCTGCTGCTGTCCAAGCCCGACATGCTGCTGCTCGACGAGCCCACCAACCACCTGGACGCCGAAAGCGTGGAGTGGCTGGAGCAGTTCCTGCACAAGTTCCCCGGCACCGTCGTCGGCGTGACCCACGATCGCTACTTCCTGGACAACGCGGCCGAATGGATCCTGGAACTGGACCGCGGCTACGGCATTCCCTGGAAGGGCAACTACAGCTCGTGGCTGGAACAGAAGGAAGACCGCCTCAAGCAGGAAGAGTCCTCTGAATCGGCGCGCCAGAAGACCATCAAGAAGGAACTGGAGTGGGTGCGCCAGAACCCGAAGGGACGCCAGGCCAAGGCCAAGGCGCGTATGGCGCGTTTCGAGGAACTGTCCTCGTACGAATACCAGAAGCGCAACGAAACCCAGGAAATCTTCATTCCGGTGGGCGAGCGCCTGGGCAACGAGGTCATCGAATTCAACAACGTCAGCAAGGCCTACGGCGACCGCCTGCTGATCGACAACCTCAGCTTCAAGGTGCCGCCGGGCGCCATCGTCGGCATCATCGGCGCGAACGGCGCCGGTAAGTCCACGCTGTTCCGCATGATCGCCGGCCGCGAGCAGCCGGATTCGGGCGAAGTGAAGATCGGCCAGACCGTGAAGCTCGCCTTCGTCGACCAGTCGCGCGACGCGCTGGAAGACAAGAAGACGGTGTTCGACGCCGTGTCCGATGGCGCCGACATCCTGACCGTCGGCAAGTTCGAGATGTCGTCGCGCGCCTATCTGGGCCGCTTCAACTTCAAGGGCGGCGACCAGAACAAGGTCGTGGGCCAGCTTTCCGGCGGCGAACGCGGGCGCCTTCACATGGCCAAGACGCTGATCGCCGGCGGCAACGTCCTGCTGCTTGACGAACCGTCCAACGACCTCGACGTCGAAACGCTGCGCGCGCTGGAAGACGGGCTGCTCGAGTTCCCCGGCAGCATCATGGTCATCAGCCACGATCGCTGGTTCCTGGACCGTATCGCCACGCACATCATGGCCTTCGAAGGCGATTCGCAGGTCGTGTTCTTTGACGGCAACTACCAGGAATACGAAGCCGACAAGAAGCGCCGCCTGGGCGAAGAGGGCGCCAAGCCCAAGCGCCTGCGCTACAAGGCGTTGAAGTAATACCCATTCTCTGGTGCCAGTCACCAGCCGAATGCCAAGAATCCCGGCCACGCGCCGGGATTCTTTTTTTGGTGTCAGACACCCGAATCAGTCCTACATTTGCAGGGGTGTCAGACACCAGAATCAGTCCTACGTTTGGATCCTCTGAGGTGTCAGACACCAGCCCGCGCGACATCATCGCCCCGCAGCGTTATGCTGACCGCTTGCCCCCGGGAGTCCCTCACCATGCTGCTGTCCGCCTCCGATTCCACCCTGCTGATCGTCGATATGCAGGGCCGCCTGATGCCCGTCATCCACGAGGGCGACGCCGTGCTCAATGCCGCGCACAAGCTGGCGCAGGCGGCGCGGTTGCTGGATGTGCCCGTCGTGGCCACCGAGCACCACAGCAAGATGCTGGGCGTCACCGTGGACCCGTTGCGCGAACTCGTGCAGGCCACGTTCCAGAAGATGCACTTTTCGTCAGCCCGCGAACCGGGTTTCGACGGCTGGCTGCCCGCCTCGCGCAAGACGGTGCTGGTGGCCGGCTGCGAAGCGCATATCTGCGTGCTGCAAACCGTGATCGGTCTGGTGGATCTGGGCTACAAGACGGTGCTCGTCGCGGATGCCGCGGGTTCGCGCAAGCCGTCGGACCATCATGCCGCGCTGCGCCGCGCGCGCGCCCATGGCGCCGAGATCGTCACGACCGAAATGGCGATTTTCGAGTGGATGGAGACGTGCGAGCACCCGCGATTCCGCGACGTGTTACGTCTGGTCAAATAGCAGCCGGCCCCTGCAACATCGTTCCCAGGGGAGCGCAAAAGTTCGCTCTCCCTTTGACACAATTCCTGGGCAAACCTAACACCGTGTCCCCGGATTATTTGCGATCCTGAAAGCTCTAAACCCCTAAAGGTCCGCGCGCTCGCGTTTTGATTCTCCGGTGCGGCCCCGGGTAAAAGAACAGGAGCTACATCATGAAAATCGCATCGCTTTCCAAGATCTGTGCCGCTGTGGCGTTGGCTGCCACCATGGCGGGTTGTTCATCGTGGGATGGCATGAGTCATCGCCAGAAGAGCACCGTGGGGGGCGCCGCACTGGGCGGCGTCGCGGGTGCGGTGATCACGAACGGCGGCGTGCTCGGCACGGTCGGCGGCGCGGCGATCGGCGGTGTGATCGGCGATCAGGTCGGCAAGCGCTAAGCGCGCATCGTCCCAAAAGCAACGCCCGGCAATGCCGGGCGTTTTTTTATGTGCAACGCGCGCCGGCAAGGCCGGCGCACAGCGGAGACATCAGGTCTCGTTCTGCGGCATTTCGATCTTCACTTCCAACACTTCCAGCGTGTCCTGGCGTTCCAGGTGCACCTTGATGTCTTCGGGATTGATCTTCACGTACTTGGAGATGACCGCGATCAGTTCCTGCTGAAGCTGCGGCAGGTAATCGGGCGAATCCCCGCGGCCACGCTCGTGGGCAAGGATGATCTGCAACCGTTCTTTGGCGACGGACGCGGAGGTCTTCTTTTGACCGAGCAGAAACGACAGGAAGGACATCGCTTACTTGCCTCCGAACAGGCGTTTCAGGAAACCCGGCTTCTCGTAATCGGTAAAGCGCAGGGCCTTGTCTTCGCCAAGGTAACGGCTGACGACGTCCTTGTAGGCTTCCGAGACGTCGGTGTCTTTCAGGTGAATGGCCGGCAGGCCCTGGTTCGACGCCTGCAGCACGGCTTCGGATTCGGGAATCACGCCGATGAGCTTGATGCGCAGAATGTCTTCGATGTCCGTCAGCGACAGCATCTCGCCGTCGGACACGCGCTTCGGGTTGTAGCGGGTCAGCAGCAGGTATTCCTTGACCGGCTCGTCGCCATCGACCGCGCGCTTGGACTTGGCGGCCAGGATGCCCAGGATGCGGTCCGAGTCGCGCACCGACGAGACCTCGGGGTTGGTGACCACCAGCGCGTCGTCGGCAAAGTAGGCGGCCATCAGCGCGCCGGTTTCGATGCCAGCGGGGGAATCGCAGACGATGTAGTCGAAACCCATTTCCTTCAGGTCGTTGATGACCTTTTCCACGCCTTCCTGCGTCAGCGCATCCTTGTCGCGCGTTTGCGAGGCGGGCAGGATGAAAAGGTTTTCGAGCTGCTTGTCCTTGATGAGCGCTTGCTTGAGGGTCGCCTCGCCTTGGATCACATTGACGAAGTCATACACCACGCGACGCTCGCAACCCATGATGAGGTCGAGGTTGCGCAGGCCGACGTCGAAGTCGATGACAGCGGTCTTGTGGCCCCGCATCGCGAGGCCCGCGGAAAAACTGGCGCTCGTCGTGGTTTTGCCCACGCCGCCTTTGCCGGAAGTCACCACAACAATGCGTGTCATGACGATCAAACCCTTATGTTCGAATAAATCGCGTTATCGTAAAGCAAAAAGCCCGTGTAAGGCTTCTTACAGGATGTGTTGAGATTTGAGCGGGCCGCGGCCGCGCCGCCGTCTCGCAGGATGCCGCGCCCCGGGCGCGGCATCAGGCCTTCAGCGCTTCGATGCGCAGCGTGTCGCCATCCAGGCGGACCAGCGCGGGCTGGTTTTGCAGCGTGCCATCGAGCTTGTCTTCGACCACGCGGTAGACGCCCGCCACGGCCAGCAATTCCGCATCCAGATGCGTCGTGAAGATGCGCGCCGACGTGTCGCCGCGCGCGCCGGCCATGGCCTTGCCGCGCAGCGGACCGTACACGTGCACGTTGCCGTCGGCGATGACTTCGGCGCCTTGGCTGACCATGCCGATCACCACCAGATCCGTATGCCGTGCGTAAACACGCTGGCCCGAGCGCAGCGGCCGCGTGACGACCAGCGCCGACGACGAGTGCGGGGCCGCGGCCGTCGGACTGGGTGCGGACGTGGTGCTGCTGGCAGCGCGGGCGGGCAGGGGATCGGCATCGGCCGCGGGCTTTTCGGCCTGCGGGTCGGTTTGCGTTTCGCCGTTTGCCCCGGCAACGTCAGCGGCCGCAGCCTTGTCTTGCGATGCGGCATCCGCGGCAGTCGTCTGCGCGCCGGCCGCCGACGTGTCGGTGGGCGCGGGCGCGATCTCGACCGCGGCGGCCGGCACCGACGGGACTGGCGTCGCGACATCGTTCGGCGGCGCGGTGTCCACCACGGGGGCGGGCCGCGCGGCGGGCGTGGACAGTTCAACCGGGGTCAGGCCGGCATCGCGCGCGGCCTGCAGATTGGCGCCTTCGGCCACCACGCCGATCGGGGGCAGGTTGTGGCCGCGCAGCGACGCCACCAGCGCCGGCCAATCGATCGGTTCCTCGACCCGGCTGGCGTCGATGACGACGGGCTCGTTTTCAAAGAAGCTGCCGGCGTCCGCCATGCGCTTGGTCAGCGCTGCGTTCAGGCGTTCGGGATCGGCGCTGTGCAAAACCACCCGAATGGCATACAGGGTGGCGCTCTTGAAGTCCAGGGCTAGGGATTCAGTGTTCATCTTGATTGTGGCTGGCGGTCCGGGCGGCGAAAAACGGCGCGCGCAACCGGCTGCGGGATGTCGGGGATGATAACCCGCCCGAGGGGGCCTGCGCCGGGCGCACGGCGAAAGAAAAAGGCGCCACAAGGCGCCTTTTCCGGGTATTGCGCACGCGGGCGCGTCAGCCCTGGGCCCACGAATCGCGCAGGGTCACGATGCGGTTCAGCACCGGTGCGTCCGCCGTCGAGTCCTTCAGGTCGGCCGTGAAATAGCCCAGGCGCTCGAATTGCCAGGTGGCGCCCGGCGTGGCCACGGTGCCCGGTTCCAGCCAGGCCGTGACGGTCTGCTTGGAATTGGGGTTCAGGCAGGCCAGAAAGTCCTTGTCGCCGCCGTCAGGACGCGGATCGGCGAACAGGCGGTCGTACAGGTGGATCTGGGCGGGCACCGCGTGCGCCGCGCTGACCCAGGTGATGTTGCCCTTGACCTTGACGCTGTCCGCGCCCGGCGTGCCGCTCTTGGTGTCCGGCAGGTATTCGGCCTGCACTTCGACGACCTCGCCGGCCTCGTTCTTGGTGAAACCGGTGCAGCGCACGACATAGCCGTACTTCAGGCGCACGGTGTTGCCCGGGAACAGGCGGAAATACTTCTTGGGCGCTTCCTCGCGGAAATCGTCGCGTTCGATCCACAGCTCGCGCGACAGCGGGAACTCGCGCACGCCGGCTTCCGGGTCGTGCGGGTTGCGCGGCGCGGTGCAGGTCTCGGTCTGGCCTTCCGGGTAGTTGGTGATGACCAGCTTGATCGGGTCCAGCACGGCGACCGAGCGTGCGGCGATGGGGTCCAGGTCGTCGCGCACGGCCTGCTCGAGCAGGCTGTAGTCGATGCGCGAATCGGACTTGGACACGGCGGTGCGGTCGCAGAACAGGCGGATCGACGCGGGCGTGTAGCCGCGGCGGCGCAGGCCGAAGATCGTGGGCATGCGCGGATCGTCCCAGCCGTCCACGTGGCCTTCCTTGACCAGTTGCAGCAGCTTGCGCTTGCTGGTGACGACGTAGCTCAGGTTCAGGCGGGCGAATTCGTACTGGTGCGGCAGCGGCTGGGCCAGCTTGCCCAGTTCGGCCAAGCGCGTCAGGATCCAGTCGTAGAACGGGCGCTGATCTTCGAATTCCAGCGTGCAGACGCTGTGCGTGATGCCTTCCAGCGCGTCTTCCACCGGGTGGGCCCAGCTGTACATCGGGTAGATGCACCACTGGTCGCCGGTGCGATGGTGCGTGGCGTGGCGCACGCGGTACATGACCGGGTCGCGCAGGTTGATGTTGGGCGACGCCATGTTGATCTTGGCGCGCAGCACCAGGCTGCCGTCCGGATGCTTGCCGTCGCGCATTTCGCGCAGCAGCGCGATGGACTCGGCCGCCGGGCGGTTGCGCCAGGGCGAATCCGTGCCGGGTTCGGTCAGCGTGCCGCGGTTGGCGCGGATTTCTTCCGCGCTTTGTTCGTCGACGTAGGCGTGGCCCGCTTCGACCAGGGCTTCGGCGAACTCATACATATAGCCGAAGTAGTCGCTGGCGAAGTACAGGTTCTCGCGGCCGTCGGCCTTCCAGTCAAAGCCCAGCCAGTGGACGGCCTCGATGATGGCGTCGACGTATTCCTGGTCTTCCTTCTCGGGGTTGGTGTCGTCAAAACGCAGATGACAGACGCCGCCGAAATCGCGCGCCAGACCGAAGTTCACGCAAATGCTCTTGGCATGGCCGATGTGCAGGTAGCCGTTGGGCTCCGGCGGAAAGCGCGTGCGGATGCGCGCCGGGTCCGCGTCCCCCTGCTGCTGCAAGGCCGCCGGGCCAGGCTTGCCCGCCCAGCGCTTGCCCTGGAAGCGGTTGGCTTCGAGGTCGTCTTGGACGATGTTGAGCAGGAAGTTTGATGCGGCGGGGGTCGGCGTCGGGGCGGTGGTCATTCTTGAAAGAATAGGAAAAAGCAGCGACAAAGCGTCAATTTTGCCACGTTCCGCAGCGCGCCCCTTTTTGCCACGCCTGCAACCGGTTTCAATCGGCCCCCATAGTCATGTAACTGGCTCTACACTACGGGCCATTATGGATATCTCGACCCTATCCCTGGCCCGGGCGCAGTTCGTGGCCAGCCTTAGCTTCCTGGCGCTTTTTCTCGCCGTTTCCCTCGCGCTGGCCTGGGTGCTGCTGTTTTTCAAGATCCGGGCCCGCTGGTCCAGCCATGGCGGCTGGACGGCCGCCTACCGCTTCTGGGTCCGCATTTTTGCGCTGTCCTTCGTGCTGACGCTGGCCGCCAGCGTGCCCGTGCTCATCCAGATCGGCAGCTTGTGGGCCGGACTCATGGACAAGATCGGCAACGTGGCCGGTCCGCTCTTGGGCTACGGCATCCTGTCCGTCTTCATCCTCAAATCCTGTTTCCTGGGCGTCATGCTGTTCGGCCAGCGCCGCGTGTCCGATGGCGCGCACACGCTGGCGGTTCTGATGGTGGCGGCCGGGCAGCTTGTCGCCGTGTTCTGGGTGCTGGCCCTGCAATCGTGGATGCAGACGCCGGATGGCGCGCTGCTGGTCGACGGCCGCTACCAGGTCTATGACTGGCACAAGGTCGTGCTCAATCCCTCGGTCGGCTGGCGCATGGCCGTGGTGATGGTCGGTGCGGCGCTGGCCGCCTCGTTCCTGATGCTGGGCGTGACCGCGCTGCAAGCGTTGCGGCGGCCGCTGGGCGAGGGCGAGCGCAGCGTGTTCAAGACAGCGCTGGTGGTGGCCCTGGTGGCCGCATTCCTGCAGGTGCCCGTCGCGACCGGCGCGGGTCAGATGATGGCGCAACTGCAACCGGCCAAGGCCGCCGCCGCGGCGGGCTTCTGGCAAAGCGGCCCGGTGCCGCAACTGGTGCTGTTCGGCTGGCCCGACGCGCGCGCGCACGTCAACGAGGGCGACCTCACGATCAACAACGCAGGCGGCATGTGGCTGCATCGCAATCCGGACGGCACCTACCAGGGCCTGGACAAGTATTCGGGCATGCTGCCGCCGGTGGCGCTGACCTTCTGGTCGCTGCGCGTGGCCGTCGGCCTGGGCCTGCTGATGCTGGCCGTGGCGTGCGTGACCTTCCTGTGGACCTTCCGGCGCGGCATGGACCCGTCGGCCTTGCCGCCGTGGTGGCAGCGGGTCCTGTGCGGCATGATGTTTTCCGGCGGCATCGCCGTCGTGGCCGGCTGGTGGGTCTCCATCATCGGACTGCAACCCTTCGTCGTGAACGGCACCATCACGCAGTCCGAGGTCCTGGGTTCCGTGCCTTCGACCACCGTGCTGTACGGGCTGGCCGGCTACGGACTGCTGTACGCGCTGCTGCTGGCCGCGTTCGCCGGCATGCTGTTCCATGCGGCGCGCTACGGCGTCGTGCCCGTGCGCAAGCTGAGCGGAGGTGCGCCATGATCGCCATGCTGGCGGCCTCACAAGGCCTGAGTCCCGACGACCCCTCGTTCTGGATGCCGCTCGCCTTCATGGCGCTGCTGTTTGTCGTGATTGCCGCGGGCATGGTCCTGGACGGCTTCGACCTCGGCGTGGGGATCCTGTTGCAGATCGCGCCGGAGCACGAGCGTGGCCGCATGATGAGCCTGCTCAGCCCGTGGCGCGACGCCAACGAATTCTGGCTGCTGCTGGGCATGGGGCTATTTGCGGCGGCATTCCCGTTCGCCTGGGGCGCCGTGCTGGGCAAGCTCTACGGGCCACTGACGTTCATGGTGCTGGGTGTGGTGCTGCGCAGCGTCGCCTTCGAATTCCGCATCCGCGCCCGCAACGACATGAAGCCTCGCTGGATCTTCGCGTTCTGGGCCGGTTCGATCATCACCGCGTTCGGCCAGGGCATGCTGCTTGGCCGCATCGCCACGGGCTACCAGTCTGACGCGGGCTATGGCTGGTTTGCGATGTTCGTGGGCCTGTGCGCGGTGGCCGCGTATGTATTGCTGGGTGCGTCGTGGCTGGTCATGCGCGTTGACGGCGACCTGCAGCGCCGCGCCGCCAACTGGGCGCGCCACGCGATCCGCTGGACGGCCGTGGGCATGGTGTCGATCGCGGTCACGCTGGGCCTGGCCAACGCCGGCATCTTCTACAAGTGGAGCAATATCGCGCACCTGAGCCTGGCGGCGTCGGTGTGGGTGCTGATGCTGGCCGGCTTCGTCGCCGCGGAAATGCTGCTTGCGCGCCTGCCGGGCCGCGCCGACCGCTTCAGCTGGCTGCCCTTTGTGCTGACGGTGGCGCTGTTCCTGTTGATGCTGAGCGGACTGGCGTACAGCCTGTTTCCGTACCTGATCCTGGACGACATGACGCTGTGGGATGGCGCGGGCGCGCTGGGCTCGATGCGGCTCGTGATGGCCGGCGCCGTTGTGGGGATTCCGGTGGTGCTGGTGTTCAACATCCTGGCGTACCGGTCGGTCTTCGGCAAGGAGCGCCGCCCCGTGCCGCTGCTGCCGCCGCCGTCGTACTAAATCACGGGACGCGCCACCCGCTGCAGGATTTCTTCGCCGTAGGCCTCCAGCTTGCGGGCCCCCACGCCGTTGATGTGGCTCAGTTCGTCCATGGACTCGGGCTGAGCCAGCGCGATCTCACGCAGCGTGGCGTCGTGGAAGATCACGTAGGCGGGCACGCCGTGGCTCTTGGCGACTTCGCCGCGCCAGGCGCGCAGTGCCTCGAATACCGGCTGCAATTCGGCCGGCAGGTCGATCGCCGCCGCCTTGGGCCGTCCGCTGCCCGTCTTGCCGGAACGCGGCTTCTTTTCGGATTCGCGCCGCAGCATGAGCTGATGCTCGCCCTTGAGCACCGCGCGGCTGCCTTCGGTCAGGGCCAGCGTGCCGAAGCCTTCGTTGTCGACGGTCAAGAGGCCCTGCGCCAATAGCTGGCGCAGCACGCCGCGCCACGCGGTGTCGGAGAGGTCGGCGCCCACGCCGAACACGCTGAGCGACTCGTGGCCGTGCTGCTTGGTGCGGTCGGTGACCTTGCCGCGCAGGATGTCGATGATGTGGCCGGCGCCGTAGCGCTGGCCGCGTTCCTTCCAGAGCCGGTATACGGCTGACAGCACCTTCTGCGCCGCCACCGTGCCGTCCCACGCCTGCGGCGGATCCAGACAGACGTCGCAATTGCCGCAGGCGGTGATCTGCTGCCCAAAGTAAGCCAGCAGCCGCACGCGCCGGCATTCCACGGTTTCGCACAGGCCCAGCATGGCGTCGAGCTGCTGGCCCAGGCGCCGGCGATAGGATTCGTCGCCGGGCGATTCGTCGATCATGCGGCGCTGCTGCACCACGTCCTGCAGGCCATAGGCCAGCCACGCCGTGGCGGGCAGGCCATCGCGGCCGGCGCGGCCGGTTTCCTGGTAGTAGCCCTCGACCGACTTGGGCAGGTCGATGTGCGCCACGAAGCGCACGTCGGGCTTGTCGATACCCATGCCGAACGCAATGGTGGCAACCATGACCACGCCGTCCTCGCGCAGAAAGCGCGACTGGTTGGCCGCCCGAATCTGGGCGCTGAGGCCCGCGTGGTACGGCATCGCATCGATGCCCTGATTGCAAAGGAATTCGGCCGTTTCTTCGACCCGGGCGCGCGACAGGCAATACACCACGCCGGATTCGCCTTCGTGTTCGGTGCGGATCATGTCCAGCAACTGCTTGCGCACCTCGTTCTTTTCGACGATGCGGTAGCGGATGTTGGGACGGTCGAAGCTCGAAACGAAATGGCGCGCTTCGTCCAGCGACA
The DNA window shown above is from Achromobacter spanius and carries:
- the minC gene encoding septum site-determining protein MinC, producing MNTESLALDFKSATLYAIRVVLHSADPERLNAALTKRMADAGSFFENEPVVIDASRVEEPIDWPALVASLRGHNLPPIGVVAEGANLQAARDAGLTPVELSTPAARPAPVVDTAPPNDVATPVPSVPAAAVEIAPAPTDTSAAGAQTTAADAASQDKAAAADVAGANGETQTDPQAEKPAADADPLPARAASSTTSAPSPTAAAPHSSSALVVTRPLRSGQRVYARHTDLVVIGMVSQGAEVIADGNVHVYGPLRGKAMAGARGDTSARIFTTHLDAELLAVAGVYRVVEDKLDGTLQNQPALVRLDGDTLRIEALKA
- a CDS encoding glutamine--tRNA ligase/YqeY domain fusion protein, translated to MTTAPTPTPAASNFLLNIVQDDLEANRFQGKRWAGKPGPAALQQQGDADPARIRTRFPPEPNGYLHIGHAKSICVNFGLARDFGGVCHLRFDDTNPEKEDQEYVDAIIEAVHWLGFDWKADGRENLYFASDYFGYMYEFAEALVEAGHAYVDEQSAEEIRANRGTLTEPGTDSPWRNRPAAESIALLREMRDGKHPDGSLVLRAKINMASPNINLRDPVMYRVRHATHHRTGDQWCIYPMYSWAHPVEDALEGITHSVCTLEFEDQRPFYDWILTRLAELGKLAQPLPHQYEFARLNLSYVVTSKRKLLQLVKEGHVDGWDDPRMPTIFGLRRRGYTPASIRLFCDRTAVSKSDSRIDYSLLEQAVRDDLDPIAARSVAVLDPIKLVITNYPEGQTETCTAPRNPHDPEAGVREFPLSRELWIERDDFREEAPKKYFRLFPGNTVRLKYGYVVRCTGFTKNEAGEVVEVQAEYLPDTKSGTPGADSVKVKGNITWVSAAHAVPAQIHLYDRLFADPRPDGGDKDFLACLNPNSKQTVTAWLEPGTVATPGATWQFERLGYFTADLKDSTADAPVLNRIVTLRDSWAQG
- a CDS encoding cytochrome ubiquinol oxidase subunit I; this encodes MDISTLSLARAQFVASLSFLALFLAVSLALAWVLLFFKIRARWSSHGGWTAAYRFWVRIFALSFVLTLAASVPVLIQIGSLWAGLMDKIGNVAGPLLGYGILSVFILKSCFLGVMLFGQRRVSDGAHTLAVLMVAAGQLVAVFWVLALQSWMQTPDGALLVDGRYQVYDWHKVVLNPSVGWRMAVVMVGAALAASFLMLGVTALQALRRPLGEGERSVFKTALVVALVAAFLQVPVATGAGQMMAQLQPAKAAAAAGFWQSGPVPQLVLFGWPDARAHVNEGDLTINNAGGMWLHRNPDGTYQGLDKYSGMLPPVALTFWSLRVAVGLGLLMLAVACVTFLWTFRRGMDPSALPPWWQRVLCGMMFSGGIAVVAGWWVSIIGLQPFVVNGTITQSEVLGSVPSTTVLYGLAGYGLLYALLLAAFAGMLFHAARYGVVPVRKLSGGAP
- a CDS encoding cytochrome d ubiquinol oxidase subunit II; amino-acid sequence: MIAMLAASQGLSPDDPSFWMPLAFMALLFVVIAAGMVLDGFDLGVGILLQIAPEHERGRMMSLLSPWRDANEFWLLLGMGLFAAAFPFAWGAVLGKLYGPLTFMVLGVVLRSVAFEFRIRARNDMKPRWIFAFWAGSIITAFGQGMLLGRIATGYQSDAGYGWFAMFVGLCAVAAYVLLGASWLVMRVDGDLQRRAANWARHAIRWTAVGMVSIAVTLGLANAGIFYKWSNIAHLSLAASVWVLMLAGFVAAEMLLARLPGRADRFSWLPFVLTVALFLLMLSGLAYSLFPYLILDDMTLWDGAGALGSMRLVMAGAVVGIPVVLVFNILAYRSVFGKERRPVPLLPPPSY